A stretch of Flavobacteriales bacterium DNA encodes these proteins:
- the dusB gene encoding tRNA dihydrouridine synthase DusB codes for MPRIGPIQLPEFPLLLAPMEDVSDPPFRALCKQHGADLMFTEFISSEGLIRQAAKGLKKLDIFEAERPIGIQLFGGSEDAMEEAARIAEAAKPDLIDINYGCPVHKVVSKGAGACLLLDVDKMVRLTEKVVKAVKLPVTVKTRLGWDDKSKNIVEVAERLQDVGIQALSIHGRTRAQLYKGPADWTLIGAVKNNPRMRIPIFGNGDIDSPERAFEQRNRYGVDGVMIGRASIGHPFIFNEIKHYLATGAHLPQPSVADRVEAARQHLRSSLAWKGAWEGVVEMRRHYGNYLKGLPNVKEVRLRLCTEKDPVVIEEILDEVISSYTLAAVA; via the coding sequence ATGCCCCGCATCGGCCCGATCCAACTACCGGAATTCCCGCTGCTGCTCGCGCCCATGGAGGACGTGAGCGACCCGCCCTTCCGCGCGCTGTGCAAGCAGCACGGGGCCGACCTGATGTTCACCGAGTTCATCAGCAGCGAGGGCCTCATCCGCCAGGCCGCCAAAGGCCTCAAGAAGCTCGACATCTTCGAGGCCGAGCGGCCCATCGGCATCCAGCTCTTTGGCGGCAGCGAGGACGCGATGGAAGAAGCCGCGCGCATCGCCGAGGCGGCCAAGCCCGACCTCATCGACATCAACTATGGCTGCCCTGTGCACAAGGTGGTGAGCAAGGGCGCAGGCGCCTGCCTGCTGCTCGATGTGGACAAGATGGTGCGACTCACCGAGAAGGTGGTGAAGGCCGTGAAGCTGCCTGTGACCGTGAAGACGCGCCTGGGCTGGGACGATAAGAGCAAGAACATCGTGGAGGTGGCCGAGCGCCTGCAGGATGTGGGCATCCAGGCCCTGAGCATCCACGGCCGCACGCGTGCTCAACTGTACAAGGGCCCTGCGGATTGGACGCTCATCGGCGCCGTGAAGAACAACCCGCGCATGCGCATCCCGATCTTCGGCAACGGCGACATCGACAGCCCGGAGAGAGCTTTTGAGCAGCGCAACCGCTACGGTGTGGATGGCGTGATGATCGGCCGCGCGAGCATCGGCCACCCGTTCATATTCAACGAGATCAAGCACTACCTCGCCACTGGCGCGCACCTGCCGCAACCCAGCGTTGCCGATCGCGTGGAAGCCGCGCGCCAGCACCTGCGGAGTTCCTTGGCCTGGAAAGGCGCGTGGGAAGGCGTGGTGGAGATGCGGCGCCACTACGGCAACTACCTGAAGGGGCTTCCGAATGTGAAGGAAGTGCGATTGCGCTTGTGCACGGAGAAGGACCCGGTGGTGATCGAGGAGATCCTTGATGAGGTGATCTCGAGCTACACCCTTGCCGCCGTGGCGTAA
- a CDS encoding ABC transporter permease: MNLPLLFARRYLLARRSTNAINVITWISIVVIAVVTGAMVVVMSAMNGIAELVDRIYSPFDLDITITPAEGKTLARDSIDLGALLARADVEQASFTIEENVLLRCGDQQAVATLKGVEPQYLAMSDMQRYLFTGKAALEGATGPTAILGLALKADLGVPEDDGVFQPLEISAPIRGRKLSKYKQAAFEQAAVALSGAFSMNMEYDSKYAVVPLELAAELLHYDSAASALELKLLPKADMDRAASEIAAVLGPRYTVKTRYQKNALMYQTNATEKLVAFVVLTFIGLIGAFNVIASLTMMMIEKKEDMRTLMSMGAEASTVRRIFLHEGLLIVFAGAAIGLALGVGIVLAQQRFAFVEMAEAMTDSFPVKLVGGDLLLITATVLAIGLLATWVPLRALSRRFLYATAARV, from the coding sequence ATGAACCTCCCCCTCCTCTTCGCCCGACGCTACCTGCTGGCCAGGCGCAGCACCAACGCGATCAACGTGATCACGTGGATCAGCATCGTGGTGATCGCGGTGGTCACCGGCGCCATGGTGGTGGTGATGAGCGCCATGAACGGCATCGCCGAGCTGGTGGACCGCATCTACTCGCCCTTCGACCTCGACATCACCATCACGCCCGCCGAGGGGAAGACATTGGCGCGCGACTCCATCGACCTGGGCGCCCTGCTCGCGCGCGCCGATGTGGAGCAGGCCAGCTTCACCATCGAAGAGAACGTGCTGCTGCGCTGCGGCGACCAGCAGGCCGTGGCCACCCTCAAAGGCGTGGAGCCGCAATACCTCGCGATGTCCGACATGCAGCGGTATCTCTTCACCGGCAAAGCCGCGCTGGAGGGCGCGACCGGCCCAACGGCCATCCTCGGCCTCGCGCTGAAGGCTGACCTCGGCGTTCCAGAGGACGATGGCGTGTTCCAGCCGCTGGAGATCAGCGCTCCCATCCGAGGACGCAAGCTCAGCAAGTACAAGCAGGCAGCCTTCGAGCAGGCGGCCGTTGCGCTCAGCGGCGCCTTCAGCATGAACATGGAGTACGACAGCAAGTACGCCGTGGTGCCCCTCGAACTCGCCGCTGAACTGCTCCACTACGACAGCGCCGCCAGCGCCCTTGAGCTGAAGCTGTTGCCAAAGGCCGACATGGACCGCGCGGCGAGTGAAATCGCCGCTGTGCTGGGCCCGCGCTACACCGTGAAGACCCGCTACCAGAAGAATGCGCTCATGTACCAGACCAACGCCACTGAGAAGCTCGTGGCCTTCGTTGTGCTCACCTTCATCGGATTGATCGGCGCGTTCAACGTGATCGCCTCGCTCACCATGATGATGATCGAGAAGAAGGAGGACATGCGCACCCTGATGAGCATGGGTGCCGAAGCGAGCACGGTGCGCCGCATCTTCCTTCACGAAGGACTATTGATCGTCTTCGCGGGCGCCGCGATCGGCCTCGCGCTGGGCGTGGGCATCGTGCTGGCGCAGCAGCGCTTCGCCTTCGTGGAAATGGCTGAGGCGATGACCGATTCGTTCCCGGTGAAGCTCGTGGGCGGCGACCTGCTGCTGATCACGGCTACGGTGCTCGCCATCGGCTTGCTGGCCACATGGGTGCCTCTGCGCGCACTGAGCCGCAGGTTCCTTTACGCCACGGCGGCAAGGGTGTAG
- a CDS encoding class I SAM-dependent methyltransferase: MQYDPVKRRLGVVFNRTPVLRKIFYQLLDLLLLRCWHIQRELRTWIAKREADGKPITAIYDAGAGFGQYSYWLSGRLPKARITAIDVKDEQVADCNAFFQRIGRPQVKFEVGDVTKFQQPDTFDLVVCVDVMEHILEDEAALRCYSTSLKEGGMLIISTPSDQGGSDVHEEGEGSFIEEHVRDGYNIDDIRAKCLRNGFSKVEARYSYGAPGKISWKLSMKWPLLMLGVSKVFFIVLPFYYLLAYPIAFVLNMADVRMKHSTGTGLVVKAWK, encoded by the coding sequence ATGCAGTACGATCCGGTCAAGCGCCGCTTGGGGGTGGTGTTCAATCGCACCCCGGTGCTGCGCAAAATCTTCTATCAACTCCTCGACCTGCTGCTGCTGCGCTGCTGGCACATCCAGCGCGAGCTGCGCACCTGGATCGCGAAGCGAGAAGCGGATGGCAAGCCGATCACTGCCATCTACGATGCCGGCGCTGGCTTCGGGCAATACAGCTATTGGCTCAGCGGAAGGCTTCCGAAAGCAAGAATCACGGCCATCGATGTGAAGGACGAGCAGGTGGCGGATTGCAACGCCTTCTTCCAGCGCATCGGCAGGCCACAGGTGAAGTTCGAAGTGGGCGATGTGACCAAGTTCCAGCAACCGGACACCTTCGACCTGGTGGTGTGCGTGGATGTGATGGAGCACATCCTAGAGGACGAAGCAGCGCTGCGCTGCTACAGCACCTCCTTGAAGGAGGGCGGCATGCTCATCATCAGCACCCCCAGCGACCAAGGCGGCAGTGATGTGCATGAGGAGGGCGAAGGCTCCTTCATCGAAGAGCATGTGCGCGACGGCTACAACATCGACGACATCAGAGCCAAGTGCCTGCGCAACGGCTTCAGCAAGGTGGAAGCACGATACAGCTACGGCGCCCCGGGCAAGATCAGCTGGAAGCTGAGCATGAAGTGGCCACTGCTGATGCTCGGCGTGAGCAAGGTCTTCTTCATCGTGCTGCCGTTCTACTACCTGCTGGCCTATCCCATCGCCTTCGTGCTGAACATGGCGGATGTGCGCATGAAGCACAGTACGGGGACAGGACTGGTGGTGAAGGCGTGGAAGTGA
- the rbfA gene encoding 30S ribosome-binding factor RbfA, producing MDSLRQNKVNSLLLKEMAAVFQQEGRALLPGGLITVTGVRCSPDLGVAKVYLSLFPVKDKSEVMSRIKEQSHRLRGALGGRIGKQMRVVPELLFYLDDSLDRAEAIDKLLKG from the coding sequence ATGGATAGCCTGAGACAGAACAAGGTGAACAGCCTGCTCCTAAAGGAGATGGCTGCGGTATTCCAGCAGGAAGGGAGGGCGCTGCTGCCCGGCGGCCTCATCACCGTGACCGGCGTGCGCTGCAGCCCGGACCTGGGTGTGGCCAAGGTGTACCTCAGCCTCTTCCCGGTGAAGGACAAGTCCGAAGTGATGTCGCGCATCAAGGAGCAGAGCCACCGGTTGCGCGGAGCGCTCGGCGGCCGCATCGGCAAGCAGATGCGCGTGGTGCCGGAGCTGCTCTTCTACCTGGATGACTCACTGGACCGGGCAGAGGCCATTGACAAACTGCTGAAGGGATAG
- a CDS encoding ABC transporter ATP-binding protein, whose amino-acid sequence MRNFFRILRYARPYRRYAVLNVVFNLVSTVFHLGSLLVFIPFLNLLFGQTPPPSARPAFELSLEGIKRLPELFNWRMAAYIQEHGQMGGLVFICVVVAGCFLLKNLTRYFALWAIGILRNRAVRDLRNEVYDKILDLPMRFHTGERKGNTIARITNDVQEVEFSIMNYIEMVFREPITILLSLALMIGISWQLTLIALLLLPVSGLLIGRVGKSLRKEGLRAQQKAADLLSTVEETLTGMRVVKAFNGEEQMRRRFRRENEMLNKLNVFTLRRRDMASPLSEFLGALVMVVLVYFGGQLVIGENATLSGGEFIGYIILFSQLLAPAKGFTTGYYWIKKGGASAERIFELLAIENSVKEKPDARAITAFNERVEFHAVQFAYDEKAVLRTIDLSIPKGRSVALVGTSGGGKSTLAGLLPRFYDATGGQVLIDGVDVRDLRIQDLRALMGIVTQDSILFNDTVAANIAFGQPGMSMADIERAARVANAHEFIVKLENGYQTMIGDMGNRLSGGQKQRLAIARAVLKNPPILILDEATSALDTESERLVQDALFKMMEGRTSLVIAHRLSTIQHCDEICVIMEGAIVERGTHAELHAKGGHYRRLCDMQAFA is encoded by the coding sequence ATGCGCAACTTCTTCCGGATCCTCCGTTATGCCAGGCCCTATCGGCGCTATGCGGTGCTCAACGTGGTCTTCAACCTGGTGAGCACGGTGTTCCATCTGGGCTCGCTGCTCGTCTTCATCCCATTCCTCAACCTGCTCTTCGGGCAAACGCCGCCGCCCAGCGCCCGCCCAGCGTTCGAGTTGAGCCTTGAGGGCATCAAGCGCCTGCCGGAGCTCTTCAACTGGCGCATGGCCGCCTACATCCAGGAGCATGGGCAGATGGGCGGCCTCGTCTTCATCTGCGTGGTGGTGGCGGGCTGCTTCCTGCTGAAGAACCTCACGCGCTACTTCGCGCTCTGGGCCATCGGCATCCTGCGCAACCGCGCCGTGCGCGACCTGCGCAACGAGGTGTACGACAAGATCCTCGACCTGCCCATGCGCTTCCACACCGGGGAGCGCAAGGGCAACACCATCGCGCGCATCACCAACGATGTGCAGGAAGTGGAGTTCAGCATCATGAACTACATCGAGATGGTGTTCCGGGAGCCGATCACGATCCTGCTCTCGCTGGCGCTGATGATCGGCATCTCGTGGCAGCTCACGCTCATCGCGCTGCTGCTGCTCCCGGTGAGCGGGCTGCTGATCGGCCGGGTGGGCAAGAGCCTGCGCAAGGAGGGCCTACGCGCGCAGCAGAAGGCCGCCGATCTGCTGAGCACCGTGGAGGAGACGCTGACGGGCATGCGGGTGGTGAAGGCCTTCAATGGCGAGGAGCAGATGCGCCGCCGCTTCCGCCGCGAGAACGAGATGCTGAACAAGCTTAACGTGTTCACGCTGCGCCGGCGCGACATGGCCTCACCGCTCAGTGAGTTCCTGGGCGCGCTGGTGATGGTTGTGCTCGTGTACTTCGGCGGACAGCTCGTGATCGGTGAGAACGCCACGCTCTCCGGCGGCGAGTTCATCGGCTACATCATCCTCTTCAGCCAGCTGCTCGCGCCAGCGAAGGGGTTCACCACGGGCTACTATTGGATCAAGAAGGGCGGCGCCAGCGCGGAGCGGATCTTCGAGCTGCTCGCGATCGAGAACAGCGTGAAGGAGAAGCCCGATGCGAGGGCCATCACCGCGTTCAATGAGCGCGTGGAGTTCCACGCCGTGCAGTTCGCGTACGACGAGAAAGCCGTGCTGCGAACGATCGACTTATCGATACCGAAGGGCCGCAGCGTGGCGCTCGTGGGCACCAGTGGCGGCGGCAAGAGCACCTTGGCCGGATTGCTGCCGCGCTTCTATGATGCCACCGGAGGGCAGGTGCTCATCGATGGCGTCGATGTGCGGGACCTCAGGATCCAGGACCTGCGCGCGCTCATGGGAATCGTCACGCAGGACAGCATCCTCTTCAACGACACCGTTGCGGCGAACATCGCCTTCGGACAGCCGGGCATGAGCATGGCCGACATCGAGCGCGCGGCTCGGGTGGCCAATGCGCATGAGTTCATCGTGAAGCTCGAGAACGGCTACCAGACCATGATCGGCGACATGGGCAACCGGCTCAGCGGCGGTCAGAAGCAGCGCCTCGCCATCGCGCGCGCGGTGCTGAAGAATCCGCCCATCCTCATCCTCGACGAGGCGACCAGTGCCTTGGATACCGAGAGCGAGCGGTTGGTTCAGGATGCGCTCTTCAAGATGATGGAGGGCCGCACGAGCCTGGTGATCGCGCACCGCCTCAGCACCATCCAGCATTGCGACGAGATCTGCGTGATCATGGAAGGCGCCATCGTGGAGCGCGGCACCCATGCGGAGCTCCACGCGAAGGGCGGGCACTACCGCAGGCTCTGCGACATGCAGGCGTTCGCATAG
- a CDS encoding PKD domain-containing protein: MLILLVPGTALPQWSQLTVPSTEDLRSVHYRANGNVWLGAFDTLQWSSNNGNTFIERPTMVGPSPLFGLYLAVHAFDNDTAVITGTMFTGTVEAIYRTTDAGLSWNMVHTADVDLIDILWDFDFSQSPIGYAVGTNGRILRSADMGLNWTPIPSGTTWGLKRVVWAGGSNYLAAGTSAFLRSTNGGLNWSAVSGPTGAEDLVCVGGTCYATNGAQLWRTSDGGASWVLVGPAPGDVLEVLDTSTIIVAGDNGLYRSTTGGQYWDQFLLPGYQRVNRIDFHDAQNGIAVGENGYAIRTSNAGGQSIPLASVASPIGVFCAGDTLTFSNGGDPSYSYAWSVNGVTQSTDYHFTTVFAAPGTYTVALLATNASGSGSATVQMTVGAAPDVAPFAAFAVEDTLCLSSSTTISVPVSQSGVIYRLLRDGVPMGGTLSGGGPLSFPTGSINTPTTFSVIGYRITSCGSDTFEVSVPIAVPYVPPGTAWSFSEAEGCSPYTPIVRVQNSQIGFRYYVNSGPSYLGNGGVLDIPMSEVIGNATVTATVRVSLAGSPCPGVIVQSAQSIQVYQVTSGFYISQDPGNDNQHALVGQQRTITISPVASVIHAWDFGADATPPAYIGAPPPPFSFGAPGLKAVSLLASSPLGICTASVQQTIMVVDSAELSELPRCSETVAGLGAYIADMCLDPYNNRYLTGYWQVGNPMEQSFFAMKLDSAGNEIWRYMGPHSGASQSGSGGSYGYGIAADQEGNAYVTGRFDHEVRQIQGVSIVNPNFLVKFDPLGQLEWQFTSPGAKLKGVQVFGGDSIYVAGYNAWSGATFLQPSGNLHQYTVTPSDPQHGNAFLLALNAQGEVLNFDPFGYTHLVGSPSAMNTIDMNSDPLDSDDRYRCDPLLRKAPDGSLVVAGLMKTPQIGYAAWFDQAALVSHASAPIPQNRRQAFVLRYVPGMGVLSAHAVAGGDLQSIQGVSIATDGGVVLCGRFKSPFIYDGVSVEPQDPASPFPLVNHSYLLRTGADLQPQWHWTGGNRFTVLYDVAIAPDNSIYALAGFTATGVLKGSNGQAIGMGSGTVNSDYAVLHFDSEGGFVAADQGEFGSGTAFNFRQDECGNLHVIALTPAAGWGTEHSWVSCNGCTDNMKLFVIDVGGCSTSCFSAYDPSFRDAALLTLSLSDTNDPTPQVRVTVRNMGQVTANQIVIGYRVNEGPPQYVQWNGSLAYTESIQDFPITSLSYLNRYSNRVVAWIDQVNGAQDDLAANDTLRLTHVMCFEPMHGTYNCGSAGADFLALAEVTQALANCGISSTTLIRIAPGSYHEQVNVRPIPGVTQADTVVFASALNDSASVRLRFAPGSELTYNSVVVLNDSVQGVSFRDMTLENTVQGSGNVIMTYRRWCTDLNVVRCRFVGTPNTSQTCLLGDRGSRRIRIDSCTFEYGSSGIHLFGVNSPSSPTLIDSLTWVRGNVLLNQRIRSMFLDTHVGLVIQDNTIISDDVYNADNYSAIRAYTKGSIPNAFDRNFIRVATTAAPINGGSSPNPYLVLLYYIETSGVRNSVRNNMIFNPLQTTTSVIPTLYCDCKNADFLHNTVRGVAFLAAPAPLSTDSIVVRNNIFMTAASHYALDVPGALTGWVSDNNVFSSGPAGDYTIVFRHQSYNRSLSWWQTNTGLDQGSVQQLPIFVSEDDPHLEPGANFFSCPRLQSVPADIDGDQRGPLITRPGADEGDFNVSLEALAHSASGLVAVPNPSNGNLTLIRPDHDLPRADYVIQDASGRVVHRGRAEAGQRSVPLSLDLAPGAYYLSITGLPQQIALLITRR; this comes from the coding sequence TTGCTCATCCTGCTGGTGCCGGGCACCGCGCTTCCGCAATGGTCCCAGTTGACCGTCCCCAGCACTGAGGACCTACGGTCAGTCCACTATCGCGCAAATGGGAACGTCTGGCTTGGCGCATTCGATACGCTTCAGTGGTCCAGTAACAACGGGAACACCTTCATCGAACGACCGACCATGGTTGGCCCCTCGCCCCTTTTCGGCCTCTATCTGGCCGTGCATGCCTTCGACAACGACACGGCGGTAATAACGGGAACCATGTTCACGGGAACCGTGGAGGCGATTTACCGCACAACCGATGCGGGTCTTTCATGGAACATGGTTCACACGGCGGACGTTGACCTTATCGATATTCTCTGGGACTTCGATTTCTCACAATCTCCAATCGGGTACGCAGTAGGCACCAATGGCCGCATTCTGCGTAGCGCGGATATGGGTCTGAATTGGACACCGATACCGTCTGGAACGACCTGGGGCTTGAAGCGTGTCGTATGGGCAGGAGGGAGCAATTACCTGGCTGCCGGGACTTCGGCATTCTTGCGCAGCACAAATGGAGGACTGAACTGGTCAGCCGTGAGCGGACCGACCGGAGCCGAGGACCTCGTCTGTGTTGGGGGCACCTGCTATGCGACGAATGGCGCGCAGCTCTGGAGAACAAGCGACGGTGGTGCGAGCTGGGTGCTGGTTGGACCGGCTCCGGGCGATGTACTAGAAGTCCTGGATACGAGTACGATCATCGTCGCAGGCGACAATGGTCTTTACCGTTCAACCACTGGAGGGCAGTACTGGGATCAATTCTTACTGCCCGGCTATCAACGCGTGAACCGGATTGACTTTCATGATGCACAGAATGGCATCGCGGTGGGGGAAAACGGTTATGCGATTCGGACATCAAACGCAGGGGGGCAGAGCATTCCGCTGGCAAGCGTCGCTTCGCCCATCGGCGTCTTCTGCGCGGGCGATACGCTCACATTCTCGAATGGGGGCGACCCGTCCTATTCATATGCGTGGTCCGTCAACGGCGTGACCCAATCAACCGACTACCATTTCACCACGGTATTCGCCGCTCCCGGCACCTACACGGTGGCGTTGTTGGCCACTAATGCGAGCGGGAGCGGCAGCGCTACCGTGCAGATGACCGTGGGCGCCGCTCCCGATGTTGCACCCTTCGCTGCTTTTGCCGTCGAGGACACGCTGTGCCTATCCAGCTCCACCACGATATCGGTTCCTGTATCACAGTCCGGCGTCATCTACCGGCTTCTGCGCGATGGTGTCCCAATGGGTGGTACCCTGAGCGGTGGCGGGCCGTTGAGCTTCCCCACCGGGTCAATCAATACGCCCACGACGTTCTCTGTGATCGGCTATCGTATCACCTCCTGCGGCTCTGACACCTTTGAGGTGTCCGTGCCCATCGCGGTCCCCTACGTGCCACCAGGCACGGCATGGTCCTTCTCCGAGGCTGAAGGTTGTTCGCCTTACACGCCGATCGTGCGCGTACAGAACTCTCAGATCGGGTTCCGGTACTATGTGAATAGCGGACCCAGTTACCTGGGCAATGGTGGCGTGCTCGATATCCCGATGAGCGAAGTGATCGGCAATGCCACTGTGACGGCGACGGTCCGTGTGTCCCTCGCGGGCTCGCCCTGCCCGGGGGTGATCGTGCAGAGCGCCCAGAGCATTCAGGTGTATCAGGTCACCTCGGGGTTCTACATCAGTCAGGACCCCGGAAATGATAACCAGCATGCGCTAGTCGGACAGCAGCGGACCATCACCATCAGTCCGGTTGCTTCGGTGATTCACGCCTGGGACTTCGGTGCGGATGCAACGCCACCCGCATACATCGGCGCGCCCCCGCCGCCCTTTTCCTTCGGCGCACCGGGCCTCAAGGCCGTATCGCTCCTAGCCAGTTCGCCGCTGGGAATCTGCACGGCGTCGGTACAGCAGACCATCATGGTGGTCGACAGCGCCGAACTGTCGGAATTGCCGCGTTGTAGCGAGACTGTCGCTGGCCTTGGGGCTTACATCGCGGACATGTGCCTGGACCCCTACAACAATCGGTACCTGACCGGCTATTGGCAAGTGGGCAACCCCATGGAGCAGAGCTTCTTTGCAATGAAGCTGGACAGTGCTGGAAACGAGATCTGGCGGTATATGGGACCGCATTCCGGCGCCTCGCAATCCGGCAGCGGCGGCAGTTATGGCTATGGCATCGCCGCGGACCAGGAAGGCAATGCGTACGTCACCGGCAGATTCGATCATGAGGTGCGCCAGATCCAGGGCGTCTCGATAGTGAATCCCAACTTCCTTGTGAAGTTCGATCCGCTCGGCCAGCTCGAATGGCAGTTCACCAGTCCTGGCGCGAAGCTGAAGGGTGTTCAGGTCTTTGGCGGCGATAGCATTTATGTGGCTGGTTACAACGCATGGTCGGGTGCCACCTTCCTGCAGCCCTCGGGCAACCTCCACCAATACACCGTTACCCCGAGCGACCCGCAGCATGGCAACGCCTTCCTCCTCGCCCTGAACGCCCAAGGAGAGGTGCTGAACTTTGATCCGTTCGGCTACACCCATTTGGTCGGGAGCCCTTCAGCGATGAACACGATTGACATGAATTCCGACCCACTCGACAGTGATGATCGCTACCGCTGTGATCCGCTGTTGCGAAAGGCGCCGGATGGAAGCCTGGTTGTGGCCGGCTTGATGAAGACGCCCCAAATCGGCTATGCGGCATGGTTCGATCAGGCCGCGCTGGTGAGCCACGCTTCTGCGCCCATACCGCAGAACCGGCGCCAAGCATTCGTGCTGCGCTATGTTCCTGGGATGGGTGTGCTGTCCGCGCACGCCGTAGCTGGCGGAGACCTGCAGAGCATCCAAGGTGTGTCCATCGCGACCGATGGAGGAGTCGTGCTTTGCGGACGTTTCAAGAGCCCGTTCATTTATGATGGCGTAAGCGTGGAGCCGCAGGATCCCGCAAGCCCGTTCCCGCTGGTGAACCATTCTTACCTCCTGCGAACCGGGGCTGATCTGCAACCCCAATGGCACTGGACCGGGGGCAATCGATTCACCGTGCTCTATGATGTGGCCATTGCCCCCGATAACTCGATTTACGCGTTGGCGGGCTTCACGGCTACCGGGGTCCTCAAGGGCTCGAATGGACAAGCCATCGGAATGGGTTCGGGAACGGTGAATTCGGACTATGCCGTGCTGCACTTTGATTCAGAGGGCGGATTCGTAGCGGCCGATCAGGGTGAATTCGGTTCCGGAACCGCATTCAACTTTAGGCAGGATGAATGCGGCAATCTCCATGTGATTGCGCTCACCCCAGCCGCCGGTTGGGGGACGGAGCATAGTTGGGTGAGCTGCAACGGTTGCACCGACAACATGAAGCTATTCGTGATTGACGTTGGCGGTTGCTCGACGAGCTGCTTCTCGGCTTATGACCCTTCGTTCCGCGATGCCGCGCTGCTTACATTATCGTTGAGCGACACCAATGACCCGACGCCTCAGGTGCGAGTGACAGTGCGCAACATGGGCCAGGTGACCGCGAATCAAATCGTGATTGGCTATCGGGTGAACGAAGGGCCGCCACAGTATGTCCAATGGAACGGTTCGCTGGCTTACACCGAGTCAATCCAGGACTTCCCGATTACGTCGCTTTCTTACCTTAACCGCTATTCGAACCGTGTAGTGGCCTGGATTGACCAAGTGAATGGCGCTCAGGACGACCTTGCGGCCAACGATACCCTGCGGCTCACGCATGTGATGTGCTTCGAGCCGATGCACGGCACCTACAATTGCGGCAGCGCCGGCGCCGACTTCCTCGCTTTGGCTGAAGTGACTCAAGCCCTTGCGAATTGCGGCATAAGCTCCACGACACTGATCAGGATAGCTCCAGGTAGCTACCACGAGCAAGTCAATGTCCGCCCGATTCCCGGTGTGACCCAAGCCGATACGGTTGTTTTCGCTTCGGCATTGAATGACAGCGCCAGTGTACGCTTGAGGTTCGCGCCAGGCAGTGAATTGACGTACAATTCGGTGGTCGTGTTGAACGATAGTGTTCAAGGGGTGAGCTTCAGGGACATGACCCTGGAGAACACGGTACAGGGATCGGGCAATGTGATCATGACCTACCGGAGGTGGTGTACGGACCTCAACGTAGTCCGCTGCAGATTCGTGGGCACCCCGAACACATCGCAAACTTGTTTGCTCGGGGACCGCGGCTCACGAAGGATCCGTATAGACTCTTGCACATTCGAGTACGGGTCATCCGGGATTCATCTCTTCGGGGTGAACAGTCCGAGCAGCCCAACACTCATTGATTCGTTGACTTGGGTCAGGGGCAATGTCCTCCTGAATCAGAGAATACGGTCCATGTTCCTGGACACGCACGTCGGCTTGGTGATCCAGGACAACACGATCATTTCGGATGATGTCTACAACGCGGATAACTATTCTGCCATCAGGGCCTACACCAAAGGGAGTATACCGAATGCCTTCGACCGCAACTTCATCCGGGTCGCCACAACGGCCGCTCCGATCAACGGCGGTTCTAGCCCAAATCCATACCTGGTCCTTCTCTACTACATCGAGACATCCGGCGTCAGGAATTCCGTTCGGAACAACATGATTTTCAATCCGCTACAGACAACGACCAGCGTCATACCAACTCTCTACTGCGATTGCAAGAATGCGGACTTCCTGCACAATACAGTGCGCGGCGTCGCTTTTCTGGCGGCACCAGCACCGCTCAGCACCGATTCTATCGTGGTGCGGAACAATATCTTCATGACGGCGGCTTCGCATTATGCACTAGATGTTCCCGGAGCCCTGACGGGTTGGGTCTCTGACAACAATGTCTTCAGTTCAGGGCCGGCAGGTGACTACACCATTGTCTTTAGGCATCAGAGCTACAACCGGTCACTTTCCTGGTGGCAGACCAACACGGGTCTCGACCAGGGTTCCGTGCAGCAGCTACCAATCTTCGTTTCTGAAGACGACCCGCACCTGGAGCCAGGAGCCAACTTCTTCAGCTGCCCGAGACTTCAAAGCGTACCCGCGGATATCGATGGTGACCAGCGAGGACCATTGATTACCAGGCCAGGTGCTGATGAAGGTGATTTCAACGTCAGTCTTGAGGCATTGGCGCATAGCGCATCGGGCTTGGTGGCTGTGCCGAACCCGAGTAATGGCAATTTGACTTTGATCCGACCGGATCATGACCTGCCACGAGCGGATTACGTCATTCAGGATGCATCTGGTCGCGTCGTGCATCGGGGCAGAGCGGAAGCGGGCCAACGTAGCGTTCCCTTAAGTCTGGACCTAGCGCCCGGCGCCTACTACCTGAGCATAACGGGCCTCCCGCAGCAGATTGCGTTGCTCATCACGAGACGGTGA